A single window of Paenibacillus sp. FSL H8-0537 DNA harbors:
- a CDS encoding InlB B-repeat-containing protein translates to MKKTIVRVMTLFVLVCQVSIGNSYVAVATNSESDFIVASVAGGVQISSYSGASRAVVIPATIGGATVVEIGDSAFYDKQLTSVEIPSSVTTIGPWAFSDNQLTSVEIPISVTTIGADAFSENQLTSVAIPSSVTSIGDYAFAANQLTSVEIPSSVISIGANAFYNNQLTSVAIPSSVTTIGAAAFSTNQLTSVAIPSSVTSIGAGVFYGNQLASVEIPSSVTSIGDYAFSENQLTSVRFNGALSVGVNAFSDQSSSIVGNTFNGWSRNEDHTSTWSGFVTAPLTIYAKWGKNKVSFVTNTEEIISDQTVDYDSNAVKPSEVLSKEGYTFDGWYKEATFDTAWDFAENKVKNTLTLYAKWTLNSYTVTYESNGGSAVSAANVSDGELLTEPVSTREGYTFGGWYTEAELTERWSFTSDPMPGRAMTLYAKWTLNSYTVTYESNGGSAVSAANVSDGELLTEPVSTREGYTFGGWYTEAELTERWSFTSDPMPGRAMTLYAKWTLNSYTVTYESNGGSAVSAANVSDGELLTEPVSTREGYTFGGWYTEAELTERWSFTSDPMPGRAMTLYAKWTLNSYTVTYESNGGSAVSAANVSYGELLTEPVSTREGYAFGGWYTEAELAEPWSFASDTMSGRAMTLYAKWTANLDSITATPTSVTLVAGATQGLSVKASYADESEKDVTSSAIYTSSNMEAATVNAAGVVTALQAGLAEITVSYGGKTLSLQVTVRSSGGNGGNGNVGSAPTPAPTPAPTPTEPTSPSEPTQPTVTQPVANDKVNIDIIQSMVDSEQQAPNVSFSDVPSTLWSTAAIERAARMGFVSGYTDGTFKPEQSVTRAEFSMMVMKAFSLKSTSAATFNDVEGHWALDAISTLHALDMIQGYSGGGFHPDQEITRAEIVVILSRLTNYIPSEARFSDVARSSWAADAIGAFTAAGMVTGKGENSFKPNDNATRAESVAIITRLIDKLLLSN, encoded by the coding sequence GTGAAGAAGACGATTGTTAGGGTAATGACACTGTTCGTGCTTGTGTGTCAGGTAAGTATAGGAAATAGTTATGTAGCGGTAGCGACTAATAGTGAGAGTGATTTTATAGTGGCTTCTGTTGCTGGAGGTGTTCAGATTAGCTCATATAGTGGAGCATCGCGAGCTGTGGTGATCCCTGCAACGATTGGTGGAGCAACGGTTGTAGAGATAGGTGATTCTGCATTTTATGATAAGCAGTTGACGAGTGTAGAGATCCCGAGTAGCGTTACAACGATAGGTCCTTGGGCATTTTCTGATAATCAGTTGACGAGTGTAGAGATCCCGATTAGCGTCACAACGATAGGTGCTGATGCATTTTCTGAAAATCAGTTGACGAGTGTAGCGATCCCGAGCAGCGTCACCTCGATAGGTGATTATGCATTTGCTGCTAATCAGTTGACGAGTGTAGAGATCCCGAGTAGCGTCATCTCGATAGGTGCTAATGCATTTTATAATAATCAGTTGACGAGTGTAGCGATCCCGAGTAGCGTCACAACGATAGGTGCTGCTGCATTTTCTACTAATCAGTTGACGAGTGTAGCGATCCCGAGTAGCGTTACCTCGATAGGTGCTGGTGTATTTTATGGTAATCAGTTGGCGAGCGTAGAGATCCCGAGTAGTGTCACCTCGATAGGTGATTATGCATTTTCTGAAAATCAGTTGACGAGTGTTCGATTTAATGGTGCTCTGTCTGTGGGAGTTAATGCTTTTTCTGATCAATCATCCTCCATTGTTGGGAATACTTTTAATGGATGGTCTAGGAATGAAGATCACACTTCAACGTGGAGTGGGTTCGTCACAGCGCCGTTAACCATCTATGCCAAATGGGGCAAGAATAAAGTGTCATTCGTAACAAACACCGAGGAGATCATAAGTGATCAAACCGTGGATTACGACTCCAACGCTGTTAAACCAAGTGAGGTATTGAGCAAAGAGGGGTATACGTTTGACGGATGGTATAAGGAAGCAACATTCGACACAGCATGGGATTTTGCAGAAAATAAAGTGAAGAACACCTTGACGCTGTATGCGAAGTGGACGCTCAATAGCTACACGGTGACGTATGAATCCAATGGAGGAAGCGCGGTGAGCGCAGCTAATGTGAGTGATGGCGAGCTGCTAACAGAGCCAGTCTCAACCAGGGAAGGATACACCTTTGGTGGCTGGTATACCGAGGCGGAATTGACCGAACGGTGGAGCTTTACAAGCGATCCGATGCCAGGCAGAGCTATGACGCTGTATGCGAAGTGGACGCTCAATAGCTACACGGTGACGTATGAATCCAATGGAGGAAGCGCGGTGAGCGCAGCTAATGTGAGTGATGGCGAGCTGCTAACAGAGCCAGTCTCAACCAGGGAAGGATACACCTTTGGTGGCTGGTATACCGAGGCGGAATTGACCGAACGGTGGAGCTTTACAAGCGATCCGATGCCAGGCAGAGCTATGACGCTGTATGCGAAGTGGACGCTCAATAGCTACACGGTGACGTATGAATCCAATGGAGGAAGCGCGGTGAGCGCAGCTAATGTGAGTGATGGCGAGCTGCTAACAGAGCCAGTCTCAACCAGGGAAGGATACACCTTTGGTGGCTGGTATACCGAGGCGGAATTGACCGAACGGTGGAGCTTTACAAGCGATCCGATGCCAGGCAGAGCTATGACGTTGTATGCGAAGTGGACGCTCAATAGCTACACGGTGACGTATGAATCGAATGGAGGAAGCGCGGTGAGTGCAGCTAACGTGAGTTATGGAGAGCTGCTAACAGAGCCAGTTTCAACAAGGGAAGGGTACGCCTTTGGTGGCTGGTATACCGAGGCGGAGTTAGCCGAACCGTGGAGCTTTGCAAGCGATACGATGTCAGGCAGAGCTATGACGCTGTATGCGAAGTGGACGGCGAATCTAGATTCGATTACAGCTACCCCAACAAGCGTAACGCTTGTAGCAGGAGCAACGCAAGGTTTGAGCGTGAAGGCAAGCTATGCGGATGAAAGTGAAAAGGATGTTACGTCAAGCGCCATCTATACCTCAAGCAACATGGAAGCAGCTACTGTTAATGCAGCAGGAGTAGTTACAGCTCTACAGGCTGGGTTAGCTGAGATCACGGTTTCCTATGGCGGTAAAACGCTTTCCCTTCAAGTCACGGTACGATCAAGCGGTGGCAATGGAGGAAATGGGAATGTGGGTTCAGCACCGACACCAGCACCGACACCAGCACCGACACCAACTGAACCGACTAGCCCAAGTGAGCCAACACAACCAACAGTGACTCAACCGGTTGCTAACGATAAAGTGAATATAGATATCATTCAATCTATGGTTGATAGTGAGCAGCAAGCTCCGAATGTCAGCTTTTCGGATGTTCCATCGACGCTGTGGAGTACAGCAGCGATCGAACGAGCAGCACGAATGGGATTTGTATCGGGCTATACCGATGGTACATTCAAACCAGAGCAAAGTGTGACTCGTGCAGAATTTTCGATGATGGTCATGAAGGCATTCAGTTTGAAATCGACCAGTGCAGCAACGTTTAATGATGTTGAAGGACACTGGGCGTTGGATGCCATAAGCACCTTACATGCGCTTGACATGATACAAGGCTACAGCGGAGGGGGATTCCATCCTGATCAAGAGATTACACGAGCAGAAATCGTTGTTATTCTTTCCCGATTAACAAACTACATCCCTTCCGAAGCTCGCTTTAGTGATGTAGCACGAAGCAGTTGGGCAGCCGATGCTATAGGTGCATTTACAGCAGCAGGAATGGTGACTGGCAAGGGCGAAAACAGCTTTAAACCAAACGATAACGCAACCCGTGCGGAGTCTGTGGCAATTATCACTCGCCTAATCGATAAGTTATTGCTTTCGAACTAA
- a CDS encoding immunoglobulin-like domain-containing protein translates to MIKRWISIVMAVLIVVGHFPQIANAANPLDEWTVRGPLPTGVHLYDVTYGDGKYVAVGDNGTVMTSADGASWTTQTSGITSKLKGISYENGQFVAVGEGGKIIISSDGVNWTNATNNDSSELASVAYGNGKYVAVGWFGKVVTSSDGMDWTLNPVSPVITNSVLYRITYGNGIFVVAGGNGKIFTSSDGTNWTDQTSNLSPNLLGVAYGNGIYVVVGSEGKVVTSEDGVTWTQRTSGTSENLLSVTYGNGKFVATANSGVIKISTDGVTWENQTSGLNSGSLMGVAGGNGTYVVVGTGGTILTYADGENWTIRSPLPTSNKLNSIAYGNGTYVAVGPDGTIATSDDGIAWANRTKSSMTQDLNGVTYGKGIFVAVGPDGTNFTSTDGIAWSSRSSGTNFRLYSVTYGNGLFVAVGATGRIVTSSDGTSWTQRASNTTQSLNSVIYGKGKYVAVGNTGMVVTSSDGVNWTSLASSTTQQLKGIAYGGHQFVAVGFGGTLIVSNDGVNWTSPASGTSAQLNAIIYRNHRFVAVGNAGEIVTSSDAMNWTKSTNQDLVNLNGIVYNNGTYVAVGDSGRVLQSAAMPILPEVSNIDVNPRSVRLVQGGSQQLTSVVDTSGGAASTVTWTSSDASGKVAVDTTGEVIVPADAPLGYHTITATSTEDDGQIGTATITVIAAPGAPAINSVSVSPINTSVQQGKSQQLTATVGAVNGAATTVTWISSDVSGKVAVDTTGKVTVAAAAVPGSYTIKATSTVDNSKAGTATITVTAVPVTWTSRGSSALTTNILNYVTYGGGKYVVVGNSGTVVTSDDGVSWTKQTLSGISQNLFSVIYGNGKYVAVGNSGTIVTSDDGVSWTKRTLSGLTQNLLSITYGNDKYVAVGASGKVITSADGVTWTSQTSSTTSGLNSVAYGNNVYVAVGASGTVVTSADGVTWTSQARNIYANLNGISYVNGMFVTVGASGTVMTSSDGVTWTSQASSTANGLNSAAYGNDIYVAVGASGKIVTSADRVNWTTQTSTSSTTNNLLGVIYANGTFTAVGASGTILQSVPAPAVNSVNVSPSSASVEQGKSQQLTATVDVVGGAATTVTWTSSDASGKVTVDTAGNVTVDAAAVTGAYTITATSTADSSKNGTATITVTVATQTDAGAVSDDKAALEVSFGSGDSATNVTQDVTLPGTGASGTTITWSSDDTSVVADDGKVTRPSYTEGDKEVTLTATITKGSVTETKTFTLKVKANPQSDAGAVSDDKAALEVSFGSGDSATNVTQDVTLPGTGASGTTITWSSDDTSVVADDGKVTRPSYAEGDKEVTLTATITKGSETETKTFTLKVKANPQSDAGAVSDDKAALEVSFGSGDSATNVTQDVTLPGTGASGTTIIWSSDDTSVVADDGKVTRPSYTEGDKEVTLTATITKGSETETKTFTLKVKVNSQTDAGAVSDDKAALEVSFGSGDSATNVTQDVTLPGTGASGTTIIWSSDNTSVVADDGKVTRPSYAEGDKEVTLTATITKGSETETKTFTLKVKAQSANNTGSAPASSNSSGDVVIVLVNGKQENAGIAATSKLNDQTVLTITIDQKKLEDKLAAEGQGAVITIPVNTQSDVVIGELNGQMVQTMDNQKAILEIRTNHATYKLPAQQMNINMIAEQFGKSVPLKDIKVQVEIAAPTNDSMKVVEDAAAKGKFTLVVPPVEFTIRATYGTKTIEVSRFDAYVERTIAIPAGIDTNQITTGVVVEPDGTVRHVPTKIVEIDGKYYAHINSLTNSTYSVVWHPLEFLDVASHWSKAAVNDMGSRMIIDGTGGGLFNPDRDITRAEFAAILVRGLGLKLENGAAPFSDVKTSDWFSSAINTAYTYQLIDGFVDGTFRPTDKITREQAMVILSKAMKLTGLKAKLSVQPTDATLRMFGDAQEVSAWAQSSVADILQAGIVSGRSVDKLAPQEYITRGEVATVIQKLMQKSDLI, encoded by the coding sequence ATGATTAAACGTTGGATATCAATCGTCATGGCAGTATTGATAGTGGTGGGTCATTTTCCTCAGATTGCGAATGCTGCGAATCCGCTTGACGAGTGGACGGTCCGGGGGCCTCTGCCCACGGGTGTGCATTTATATGACGTGACCTATGGGGATGGGAAATATGTAGCTGTTGGAGATAATGGAACCGTTATGACCTCTGCCGATGGTGCGAGTTGGACAACTCAAACGAGCGGTATTACGAGTAAGCTAAAAGGTATTAGCTATGAAAACGGCCAATTTGTGGCGGTAGGCGAAGGCGGGAAAATTATCATCTCCAGCGATGGAGTAAACTGGACGAACGCAACGAACAACGATTCAAGCGAGCTTGCCAGCGTTGCTTATGGGAATGGGAAGTATGTGGCGGTAGGGTGGTTTGGGAAGGTCGTGACCTCGAGCGATGGCATGGACTGGACGTTGAACCCAGTTAGCCCCGTAATTACAAATTCCGTTTTATATAGGATCACCTATGGCAACGGTATTTTTGTAGTAGCGGGTGGGAATGGAAAAATCTTTACTTCCAGTGATGGAACGAACTGGACAGATCAAACGAGTAACTTATCTCCCAATTTGCTGGGTGTCGCCTACGGCAACGGTATCTATGTGGTAGTAGGTTCAGAAGGGAAGGTTGTAACCTCCGAAGACGGCGTAACCTGGACACAGCGGACGAGCGGCACTTCGGAAAATTTGCTTAGCGTCACTTACGGGAACGGGAAGTTTGTGGCAACAGCGAACTCTGGAGTGATTAAAATTTCTACTGACGGAGTAACTTGGGAAAATCAAACGAGCGGCCTCAACTCAGGAAGTTTAATGGGAGTCGCCGGCGGTAATGGAACCTATGTGGTAGTAGGGACTGGCGGAACGATTTTAACCTATGCTGACGGAGAGAACTGGACGATCCGGAGCCCGTTGCCTACGAGTAATAAGTTAAATAGCATCGCTTACGGTAACGGAACCTATGTGGCGGTTGGTCCAGATGGAACGATTGCAACCTCCGACGACGGAATCGCTTGGGCAAACCGAACAAAGAGCAGTATGACACAAGATTTAAATGGGGTTACCTATGGAAAAGGTATATTCGTAGCAGTGGGTCCAGATGGAACGAATTTTACTTCCACAGACGGGATCGCTTGGTCGAGCCGATCGAGCGGCACTAACTTTCGATTATATAGTGTCACCTATGGAAATGGTTTGTTTGTTGCAGTAGGGGCCACTGGAAGGATCGTAACATCCAGTGACGGAACGAGCTGGACACAGCGGGCGAGTAACACTACGCAAAGTCTAAACAGCGTCATTTATGGGAAAGGGAAGTACGTGGCGGTTGGAAACACGGGGATGGTTGTTACTTCAAGCGATGGCGTGAACTGGACGAGCCTGGCAAGCAGCACTACGCAACAGCTAAAGGGTATTGCCTATGGAGGTCACCAGTTTGTGGCGGTAGGGTTTGGTGGAACGCTGATTGTCTCCAATGATGGCGTGAATTGGACGAGCCCGGCGAGCGGCACTTCCGCTCAGCTAAATGCTATCATCTATAGAAATCATAGGTTTGTGGCAGTAGGGAATGCTGGAGAGATTGTAACCTCCAGCGATGCAATGAATTGGACGAAATCGACGAACCAGGATTTGGTCAATCTTAACGGTATCGTTTACAACAATGGGACGTATGTGGCGGTAGGGGATTCAGGAAGGGTTTTGCAATCCGCTGCAATGCCAATATTACCGGAAGTAAGCAACATCGACGTCAACCCGCGTAGCGTAAGACTAGTACAAGGAGGAAGCCAGCAGCTCACGTCAGTGGTGGATACGTCGGGTGGCGCTGCGTCAACAGTGACGTGGACCAGCAGCGATGCTAGTGGAAAGGTGGCGGTAGACACTACAGGGGAGGTAATCGTTCCCGCAGATGCCCCGCTAGGCTACCACACGATTACGGCAACATCGACAGAGGATGACGGGCAAATCGGAACCGCGACGATTACGGTGATTGCCGCGCCGGGAGCGCCAGCAATAAACAGTGTAAGCGTCAGCCCAATCAACACAAGCGTGCAGCAAGGCAAAAGCCAACAGCTCACGGCAACGGTAGGTGCGGTAAACGGTGCAGCGACGACAGTGACATGGATCAGCAGCGATGTCAGCGGCAAAGTAGCGGTAGACACCACGGGCAAGGTGACTGTTGCTGCGGCAGCCGTGCCTGGAAGTTACACGATCAAGGCAACATCGACGGTAGACAACAGTAAGGCCGGAACCGCGACGATTACGGTTACCGCTGTTCCTGTTACGTGGACAAGCCGGGGAAGCTCAGCGTTAACGACCAATATTTTAAATTACGTAACATATGGAGGCGGGAAATATGTGGTCGTTGGGAACAGTGGAACGGTTGTAACCTCCGACGACGGAGTAAGCTGGACGAAGCAGACGCTGAGCGGCATTAGTCAAAATCTGTTTAGTGTTATCTATGGGAACGGCAAGTATGTGGCCGTTGGGAACAGTGGAACGATTGTAACCTCCGACGACGGGGTAAGCTGGACGAAACGGACGCTGAGTGGACTGACGCAAAATCTGCTTAGTATCACCTACGGAAATGATAAGTACGTAGCTGTGGGAGCTAGCGGAAAGGTTATTACCTCCGCTGACGGAGTAACCTGGACGAGCCAAACAAGCAGCACCACAAGTGGCCTAAATAGCGTAGCCTACGGAAATAACGTTTATGTGGCTGTGGGAGCCAGCGGCACGGTTGTGACCTCTGCCGACGGAGTAACCTGGACGAGCCAAGCAAGAAACATTTACGCTAATTTAAACGGCATTTCCTACGTAAATGGCATGTTTGTGACTGTAGGAGCCAGCGGTACGGTTATGACCTCTTCCGACGGAGTAACCTGGACGAGCCAAGCAAGTAGCACCGCAAATGGCCTAAATAGCGCAGCTTACGGAAATGACATTTATGTGGCTGTAGGAGCCAGCGGAAAGATTGTGACCTCTGCCGACAGAGTGAACTGGACTACGCAAACGAGTACGAGCAGTACTACAAATAATTTGTTGGGAGTCATCTATGCCAACGGTACTTTTACGGCTGTGGGGGCCAGTGGAACCATTCTGCAATCTGTTCCGGCACCGGCGGTGAACAGCGTGAACGTTAGTCCAAGCAGCGCAAGCGTAGAGCAAGGCAAGAGTCAGCAGCTCACGGCCACGGTAGATGTGGTGGGCGGTGCAGCGACGACAGTGACATGGACGAGCAGCGATGCCAGCGGCAAAGTGACGGTAGATACTGCGGGTAATGTTACTGTTGATGCAGCAGCAGTAACGGGAGCTTATACAATCACGGCAACATCGACGGCGGACAGCAGCAAAAACGGAACGGCGACGATTACGGTCACCGTTGCTACTCAGACCGACGCAGGAGCTGTCAGTGATGACAAGGCTGCTCTGGAGGTCAGCTTTGGAAGTGGCGACAGCGCTACGAATGTCACGCAAGACGTGACGCTGCCTGGAACAGGAGCAAGCGGCACGACGATCACGTGGTCATCCGACGATACGAGCGTTGTGGCCGATGACGGCAAAGTGACCCGTCCATCCTACACCGAAGGAGACAAGGAAGTAACGCTGACCGCGACGATTACGAAGGGCAGTGTAACGGAAACCAAAACCTTTACTCTCAAGGTGAAGGCCAATCCGCAGAGCGATGCGGGAGCTGTCAGTGATGACAAGGCTGCTCTGGAGGTCAGCTTTGGAAGTGGCGACAGTGCTACGAATGTCACGCAAGACGTGACGCTGCCTGGAACAGGAGCAAGCGGCACGACGATCACGTGGTCATCCGACGATACGAGCGTTGTGGCCGATGACGGCAAAGTGACCCGTCCATCCTACGCCGAAGGAGACAAGGAAGTAACGCTGACTGCCACGATTACAAAGGGAAGCGAAACGGAAACCAAAACGTTCACCCTCAAGGTGAAGGCCAATCCGCAGAGCGATGCGGGAGCTGTCAGCGATGACAAGGCTGCTCTGGAGGTCAGTTTCGGAAGTGGTGACAGCGCTACGAATGTCACGCAAGACGTGACGCTGCCTGGAACAGGAGCAAGCGGCACGACGATCATATGGTCATCCGACGATACGAGCGTCGTGGCCGATGACGGCAAAGTGACCCGTCCATCCTACACTGAAGGAGACAAGGAAGTAACGCTGACTGCCACGATTACGAAGGGAAGCGAAACGGAAACCAAAACGTTCACCCTCAAGGTGAAAGTCAATTCGCAGACCGACGCGGGAGCTGTTAGCGATGACAAGGCTGCTCTGGAGGTCAGTTTCGGAAGTGGCGACAGCGCTACGAATGTCACGCAAGACGTGACGCTGCCTGGAACAGGAGCAAGCGGCACGACAATTATATGGTCATCCGACAATACGAGCGTTGTGGCCGATGACGGCAAAGTGACCCGTCCATCCTACGCCGAAGGAGACAAAGAAGTAACGCTGACCGCCACGATTACGAAGGGAAGCGAAACGGAGACCAAAACGTTCACCCTCAAGGTGAAAGCACAATCGGCCAATAACACGGGATCAGCGCCTGCCTCCAGCAACTCAAGCGGAGATGTGGTCATCGTGTTGGTGAACGGCAAACAGGAAAATGCGGGAATCGCCGCAACAAGTAAGCTTAACGATCAAACCGTTCTCACGATCACAATTGACCAGAAGAAGCTGGAAGACAAGCTGGCTGCGGAAGGCCAGGGTGCAGTCATTACGATTCCGGTCAACACACAGTCTGACGTGGTCATTGGCGAATTAAACGGTCAAATGGTTCAAACCATGGATAATCAAAAAGCTATTTTGGAAATCAGAACGAATCATGCGACTTATAAGCTTCCTGCGCAACAAATGAATATTAACATGATAGCGGAGCAATTCGGGAAGTCGGTGCCGCTAAAGGACATCAAGGTTCAAGTTGAAATCGCCGCACCAACGAACGATTCGATGAAAGTTGTGGAGGATGCGGCAGCGAAAGGGAAATTCACGCTTGTCGTTCCGCCGGTTGAATTCACGATCAGAGCTACATACGGAACAAAGACAATCGAAGTATCTAGATTCGATGCTTATGTTGAGCGAACCATCGCCATCCCGGCCGGAATCGACACGAACCAAATTACTACGGGCGTCGTTGTCGAGCCGGATGGAACGGTTCGCCACGTACCAACCAAGATCGTCGAAATCGACGGCAAATATTATGCTCATATTAACAGCTTAACCAACAGCACTTACTCCGTCGTCTGGCATCCGCTTGAATTCCTTGATGTTGCGAGTCACTGGTCGAAAGCTGCTGTTAACGACATGGGATCGCGGATGATCATTGATGGTACGGGCGGCGGTCTGTTTAATCCAGATCGAGATATAACACGAGCTGAGTTTGCAGCTATCCTGGTACGCGGATTGGGACTAAAACTGGAAAACGGGGCCGCACCATTCTCTGATGTGAAGACGTCAGATTGGTTTAGCAGCGCAATCAATACGGCTTATACGTATCAGTTGATTGACGGTTTTGTAGACGGCACTTTCCGACCGACGGATAAGATCACGAGGGAACAGGCGATGGTTATTCTCTCCAAAGCGATGAAGCTTACAGGACTGAAGGCTAAACTGTCTGTTCAGCCAACAGATGCTACTCTTCGTATGTTTGGAGACGCACAGGAGGTATCCGCGTGGGCGCAAAGCAGTGTTGCGGACATCCTTCAAGCTGGCATTGTATCTGGACGAAGCGTTGATAAGCTTGCGCCGCAGGAGTACATAACCAGGGGCGAGGTTGCAACCGTTATTCAAAAACTTATGCAAAAATCTGATCTAATTTAG